A DNA window from Methylobacterium sp. NMS14P contains the following coding sequences:
- the argB gene encoding acetylglutamate kinase has product MTELPNVHVRAEVLAQALPHMQRYDQEIVVIKYGGHAMGDRAAAEDFAEDIVLLEQSGLKPIVVHGGGPQIGKMLDRLGIQSEFRGGLRVTDEATVEVVEMVLAGLINKQIVGWISAEGGRAVGLCGKDGNMVRAKRAMKTIVDPESHVEQTVDLGLVGEPDHVERGVLDAVLKAELIPVLAPVAYGADGQTYNVNADTFAGAIAGALRAKRLLLLTDVPGVLDKDKKLIPELTVEDCRRLIADGTITGGMIPKIETCMYAIERGVEAVVILDGKVNHAVLLELFTDYGAGTLIRRG; this is encoded by the coding sequence ATGACCGAACTGCCCAACGTGCACGTGCGTGCCGAGGTCCTGGCCCAGGCGCTGCCCCACATGCAGCGCTACGACCAGGAGATCGTGGTCATCAAGTACGGCGGCCACGCCATGGGCGACCGGGCCGCGGCCGAGGACTTCGCCGAGGACATCGTCCTCTTGGAGCAGTCCGGGCTGAAGCCGATCGTCGTGCACGGCGGCGGACCGCAGATCGGCAAGATGCTCGACCGGCTCGGCATCCAGTCCGAGTTCCGCGGCGGCCTGCGCGTCACCGACGAGGCCACCGTCGAGGTGGTCGAGATGGTCCTGGCGGGGCTGATCAACAAGCAGATCGTCGGCTGGATCTCCGCCGAGGGGGGCCGGGCGGTCGGGCTGTGCGGCAAGGACGGCAACATGGTCCGCGCCAAGCGGGCGATGAAGACCATCGTCGATCCCGAGAGCCACGTGGAGCAGACCGTCGATCTGGGCCTCGTCGGCGAGCCGGACCACGTCGAGCGCGGCGTCCTCGACGCGGTGCTCAAGGCCGAGCTGATCCCGGTCCTGGCGCCGGTCGCCTACGGGGCGGACGGGCAGACCTACAACGTCAACGCCGACACCTTCGCGGGGGCGATCGCCGGGGCGCTGCGGGCCAAGCGCCTGCTGCTGCTCACCGACGTGCCGGGCGTGCTCGACAAGGACAAGAAGCTGATCCCCGAACTGACCGTGGAGGATTGCCGGCGCCTGATCGCCGACGGCACCATCACGGGCGGGATGATCCCGAAGATCGAGACCTGCATGTACGCGATCGAGCGCGGCGTCGAGGCGGTCGTCATCCTCGACGGCAAGGTCAACCACGCCGTGCTGCTCGAGCTGTTCACCGATTACGGTGCCGGCACCCTGATCCGCCGGG